Below is a genomic region from Persicimonas caeni.
TCACCCGTTTACTTCTTCACCCGTTCACTTCTTCACTCGTTTACTTCTTCACTCTTTTACTTTTTCACTCGTTTACTTCTTCACTCCCTTTCACTTCTTCACCCTCTTGCCATGTCCTTCTACGCTGGCTTCGACATCGGCGGCACGAACGCTCGCCTCAGTCTCTTCGATGATTCGTGGCAGGTTTTGGCCGAGGCGCGCGAGAGTGTGCGCGAGGCGCTGACGCCCGAGGAGGTCGGGCAGGCGATGCATCGCATGCTCGAGGACGCCGGCGCCGAGGCCGGAGTCGACCCGGCGAGCCTCGCCAGCGTGGGCGTGGGCATCGCCGGCCAGCTCGACGCGACCGGCTCGGTCATCATCAACGCGCCCAACCTGGGCTGGCGGGATATTCGCTTCGCCGACATGCTCCGCGAGGAGCTCGAGGAGGACTTCGGCCAGCTCGATATCCGCATCGTCAACGACCTGAGCGCGCTGTTGTGGGGCGAGCATTGCAAAGGGGCGATCACCGACGCCGACAACGTCTTGGCCGTGTACGTGGGCACCGGCGTGGGCGGGGCGATCTTGTCGAACGGCGAACTCATCAACGGCGCAGGCGGCAAGGCCGGCGAGATCGGTCACGCCAAGGTCGTGCCCGGCGGCCGGCTTTGCGGGTGCGGGCAGCGCGGCTGCGTCGAGGCGTACGCGGGCGGTGTCCACCTCGAGAGGATGGCCGCCGAGATCGCCGAGCCCGAGGGGCTCGACGCGGTGCTCCGACCCGGCGAGGCCATCACTGCCGACCTGTTCGAGGCTGACAAACTCGCCGCAGAGGGCCACGAGGCGTTCGACGAGCTGTGGGAGAGGGCCACCGACTACCTGGCCCTGACGATGGCCAACGCCTGCACCCTGCTCAACCCGGCCG
It encodes:
- a CDS encoding ROK family protein, giving the protein MSFYAGFDIGGTNARLSLFDDSWQVLAEARESVREALTPEEVGQAMHRMLEDAGAEAGVDPASLASVGVGIAGQLDATGSVIINAPNLGWRDIRFADMLREELEEDFGQLDIRIVNDLSALLWGEHCKGAITDADNVLAVYVGTGVGGAILSNGELINGAGGKAGEIGHAKVVPGGRLCGCGQRGCVEAYAGGVHLERMAAEIAEPEGLDAVLRPGEAITADLFEADKLAAEGHEAFDELWERATDYLALTMANACTLLNPAVLLLGGGILDNLDDFRGRVLTKVPPLVLESARDDLEIRFPELGDEAGVFGAAKLARGT